One window of Desulfobacca acetoxidans DSM 11109 genomic DNA carries:
- a CDS encoding PEP/pyruvate-binding domain-containing protein, translated as MQHSPVIGSGIPALDSILQGLRLGDNVVWQVDGLDTYRKAAIPFVRQALLDRRRVIYVHFIPHCDILTPLSGFLAEEVDPRPGFDSFSAQLNKIIDENGRGVFYVFDNLSALVAEWATDELLANFFQLTCPYLRELDTVAYFALTRGQHSHSAVARIRDTTQVLIDFYHVGDRLYIHPLKVWDRYSSQMFLPHLLSNGILTPVLVSGDASAISQTASKSPLKVKADSIAPWDSVYRKLAQYSEDELSFLEATPEIQALKQELSQMIIGGHPEFRRLADKYLTLNDLLSIRNRLIGSGRIGGKAAGMLLARRILLNDSSELDFSGVLEEHDSFFIGSDVFFTFLVNNDLFRLRLRLTRNSQISPEEFEKVEERFLAGSFPQEIMEQFKDLLAYFGQAPIIVRSSSLLEDGFGNSFAGKYRSEFCVNQGDPEERMEYFLRTVKLVYASAVNPDALSYRHLRGLGESDEQMAILVQRVSGMRYKSFFFPPLAGVAFSHNLYRWTDRIDPNQGIIRLVFGLGTRAVNRVGGDYPRMIAVSHPQLRPEVGCKVATYSQREMDLLDLSANDFASTPVARAISDLDFPNLHLYFSFLDDGYLREPSGPRLKSLKDGILTFNRLIARTDFVKIMRTLLAKLEKAYGYPIDMEFTAFVDAEGRIKINLVQCRPMRLTGLTEVASIPEDIAPDCILFRANRTISGGTVPNIRYILYIGAESYARKASLELKQEMGRIVGEINRHPEIVRQQIMMMGPGRWGSSNVALGINTTYADINHTSVLVEIAREEAGHIPDVSYGTHFFQDLVESQIIYLPLYPDDPQADFNLEFFQNSPNILSRILPEAQRFEEFIKVIDVPAVTGGRFVQVVADPRQQQALCFIRDHEC; from the coding sequence ATGCAACATTCTCCGGTCATTGGCAGCGGCATACCGGCTCTGGACAGCATCCTGCAGGGGCTTCGCCTCGGAGATAACGTCGTCTGGCAGGTGGACGGACTGGATACCTACCGCAAAGCGGCGATTCCTTTCGTCAGGCAAGCCCTGCTGGACCGCCGCCGGGTCATCTACGTCCACTTTATCCCGCATTGCGATATCCTGACGCCGCTGTCCGGCTTCCTGGCTGAAGAAGTTGATCCACGCCCGGGTTTTGACTCCTTCAGCGCCCAGTTAAACAAGATCATCGACGAGAATGGCAGGGGCGTATTCTACGTCTTTGACAACCTTTCGGCGCTGGTGGCCGAGTGGGCCACCGATGAGCTCCTGGCGAATTTCTTTCAGTTGACCTGCCCATATCTGCGGGAACTAGATACCGTGGCGTATTTCGCCCTGACCCGAGGACAGCACTCCCATAGCGCCGTGGCCCGGATCAGGGACACTACCCAGGTCCTGATAGATTTCTACCATGTCGGGGACCGGCTTTATATCCATCCGCTCAAGGTATGGGACCGGTATTCCTCTCAAATGTTCCTGCCGCACCTGCTCAGCAACGGCATTCTCACCCCGGTCCTGGTGAGCGGAGATGCCTCCGCCATATCGCAGACTGCCAGCAAGAGCCCCCTGAAAGTCAAGGCCGATTCGATAGCCCCCTGGGATAGCGTCTACCGCAAACTGGCCCAGTACAGCGAGGACGAACTCAGTTTTCTGGAGGCTACGCCGGAGATTCAGGCTCTCAAGCAGGAGCTTTCCCAGATGATCATCGGCGGGCACCCGGAATTCCGTCGTCTGGCGGACAAGTATCTGACTCTCAACGATCTTCTGAGCATTAGAAACCGTTTGATCGGTTCCGGGCGCATTGGCGGCAAGGCGGCGGGGATGCTGCTGGCCCGCAGAATACTTCTAAATGATTCTAGTGAGTTAGACTTCTCCGGGGTTTTGGAGGAGCATGACTCTTTTTTTATCGGTTCGGACGTCTTTTTCACCTTTCTGGTCAATAATGATCTGTTCCGCCTGCGGCTGCGCTTGACCAGGAATTCCCAGATTTCGCCGGAAGAGTTCGAAAAGGTTGAAGAGCGTTTTTTGGCAGGCAGTTTCCCCCAGGAGATTATGGAGCAGTTCAAAGATCTACTTGCTTATTTTGGCCAGGCGCCGATTATTGTCAGATCGAGCAGTCTGCTGGAGGACGGTTTCGGCAACTCTTTTGCCGGCAAATATCGGAGTGAGTTCTGTGTTAACCAGGGCGATCCCGAAGAACGGATGGAGTATTTTCTTAGAACCGTGAAATTGGTCTATGCCAGCGCCGTGAATCCGGATGCCCTGTCATATCGACACCTACGAGGCTTAGGAGAATCCGACGAACAGATGGCTATCCTGGTACAACGCGTCTCGGGTATGCGATATAAAAGCTTTTTTTTCCCACCCCTGGCAGGCGTGGCCTTCTCACACAACCTCTACCGCTGGACCGACCGGATAGATCCAAACCAGGGAATCATCCGACTGGTCTTCGGGTTGGGAACGCGGGCCGTCAACCGGGTAGGAGGAGATTATCCGAGGATGATTGCCGTCAGCCACCCGCAACTGCGCCCCGAAGTCGGCTGCAAAGTGGCAACCTACTCGCAGCGGGAGATGGACCTGCTGGATTTATCAGCCAATGACTTCGCCAGCACGCCGGTGGCCAGGGCGATCTCGGATCTGGACTTTCCTAACCTGCATCTATATTTTTCTTTTCTGGATGATGGCTACCTTAGAGAGCCGAGCGGACCGCGGCTCAAAAGCCTCAAGGACGGCATCCTGACCTTCAACCGTCTTATCGCCCGGACTGATTTTGTCAAGATCATGAGAACGCTCCTGGCAAAACTCGAGAAGGCCTACGGTTACCCCATCGACATGGAATTCACCGCTTTTGTAGATGCCGAGGGCAGAATAAAGATCAATCTGGTCCAGTGCCGTCCCATGCGGTTGACGGGTTTGACGGAGGTTGCCAGTATCCCGGAGGATATCGCTCCTGATTGTATCCTGTTCCGGGCCAATCGGACAATTTCAGGCGGGACAGTCCCGAATATTCGATACATTCTCTACATTGGGGCAGAATCCTACGCCAGAAAGGCCTCCTTGGAATTAAAACAGGAGATGGGAAGGATCGTGGGGGAGATTAATCGCCATCCGGAAATTGTCCGTCAGCAGATCATGATGATGGGGCCGGGACGGTGGGGCAGTTCCAACGTGGCGCTCGGAATAAACACTACCTATGCCGATATCAACCATACCTCAGTCCTGGTGGAAATAGCGCGGGAAGAGGCGGGACACATCCCGGATGTGTCATACGGCACCCATTTCTTTCAAGATCTGGTGGAATCCCAGATTATCTACCTGCCGCTGTATCCGGATGACCCTCAGGCTGACTTTAATCTCGAATTTTTCCAGAACTCACCTAATATTTTAAGCCGCATCCTGCCCGAGGCTCAGAGATTCGAGGAATTCATCAAGGTGATCGATGTTCCCGCGGTTACCGGCGGCCGCTTTGTTCAAGTAGTGGCTGATCCGCGCCAACAGCAGGCCCTCTGCTTTATTAGAGATCATGAGTGCTGA
- a CDS encoding acetyl-CoA hydrolase/transferase family protein → MTTPVQQKIRDKKRTPQQILDLVRSGDWIQPGSVGGDSTVLMKELAKRLSPQLRDIELWLYATFYPHPEFQQVDPLQEFHCIHEHFFFPWNRQARDRHNVSDWTHWGWSLGMWFHHYRFAHRQPKQRGIDWWWNAASLPDERGFYNFSYGTNNCNIFRQTAKNIVLEVRADYPWAEGGRFNTIHIDEIDYWVEVDTELHAWPQVNERLLQPKPEEMQIAHHIMGIMRDRDVIQLGIGSLPSACVAAMAEAGFQDLGIHTEMLNYGLIRMIESGQVTNRYKNIDRGRSVWCFAFPFDAEWYYDTVHRNQNLAVYDIGYTNNLYNLARIDHMIAIDNCVAVDLLGQQCCSFYHKRPISGSGGYFQFISFCSQSKGGRAVASMTSRSKHGSSRIVPFLPEGSAVDVPAQLSHYICTEYGIVNLRGLSGYERAAALISIAHPEDREWLSQEAHKAGLLPPKFPVPMLAQEGGDRRYPSYEDRRNYKIPFHSDFWGFDWDPYQSGK, encoded by the coding sequence ATGACCACGCCTGTCCAGCAGAAAATCCGTGATAAAAAAAGAACTCCACAGCAGATTCTGGATCTGGTCAGATCCGGGGATTGGATACAGCCCGGCTCTGTTGGAGGGGATTCCACCGTCTTGATGAAGGAATTAGCCAAGCGGTTAAGTCCCCAGCTTCGGGATATCGAACTCTGGCTCTACGCCACGTTTTATCCTCATCCGGAATTCCAGCAGGTGGATCCCCTCCAGGAATTTCATTGTATCCACGAACACTTTTTCTTTCCCTGGAACCGGCAGGCCCGCGATCGGCATAACGTCAGCGACTGGACCCACTGGGGCTGGTCGCTGGGTATGTGGTTTCACCATTATCGCTTTGCTCACCGCCAGCCGAAACAACGGGGCATCGACTGGTGGTGGAACGCCGCCAGCCTTCCGGATGAACGCGGTTTCTATAATTTTTCCTATGGGACCAATAATTGCAATATCTTTCGCCAGACTGCCAAAAATATTGTCTTGGAGGTCCGGGCCGACTACCCCTGGGCTGAAGGCGGCCGTTTCAACACCATTCACATCGACGAAATTGATTACTGGGTAGAGGTGGATACCGAGCTCCATGCCTGGCCCCAGGTCAATGAACGTCTCTTGCAGCCCAAGCCCGAGGAGATGCAGATCGCCCATCACATTATGGGCATCATGCGGGACCGGGACGTCATCCAACTCGGCATCGGTTCACTGCCCTCAGCCTGTGTTGCGGCCATGGCCGAAGCCGGGTTCCAGGATCTGGGTATTCATACCGAGATGCTCAACTACGGCCTCATCCGGATGATTGAATCAGGACAGGTCACCAACCGTTATAAGAATATCGACCGGGGTCGTAGCGTCTGGTGCTTTGCCTTTCCCTTCGATGCCGAATGGTATTACGATACGGTGCACCGGAACCAAAACCTGGCCGTCTATGATATCGGCTATACCAACAACCTCTATAACCTGGCCCGCATCGACCATATGATCGCCATCGACAACTGCGTGGCCGTGGACCTCCTGGGGCAGCAGTGCTGTAGTTTCTACCATAAGCGGCCCATCTCCGGCTCCGGGGGCTACTTTCAATTCATTTCGTTCTGTTCCCAGTCCAAGGGCGGCCGGGCCGTGGCCTCGATGACCTCCCGCAGTAAACATGGCAGCTCTCGCATCGTTCCCTTCCTGCCCGAAGGTTCGGCAGTGGACGTGCCAGCCCAATTGTCGCATTATATCTGTACTGAATACGGCATCGTCAACCTGAGGGGACTGAGCGGCTACGAACGCGCCGCAGCTCTGATCTCCATCGCTCACCCCGAGGACCGGGAATGGCTCTCCCAAGAGGCCCACAAAGCCGGGCTATTGCCCCCTAAATTCCCCGTCCCTATGCTGGCCCAGGAAGGTGGGGACCGGCGCTATCCCTCCTACGAGGACCGGCGGAATTACAAGATCCCGTTTCACAGCGATTTTTGGGGCTTCGATTGGGATCCCTATCAATCCGGTAAGTAG
- a CDS encoding Glu/Leu/Phe/Val family dehydrogenase yields the protein MTEHSHNHNPFHIAQQQIRTCADILGLEQSAREVLLRPMREFHVNFPVRMDDGSIKVFEGYRVQYNDAKGPTKGGIRFHPDETIDTVRALAAWMTWKCSLLDLPLGGGKGGVVCNPKELSLQEQERISRAYIKAIGQFISPTKDIPAPDVYTNPQIMAWMVDEYSSMVGNNQFGVITGKPLPLGGSPGRSDATARGGMFTLREAARELGIDLSKATMAIQGYGNAGCYAASLAESMFGCKIVAVCDSKGAVGCKDGICIPKLTQHKQDTLSVCHCEGTEDVSSQSLMEMDVDILVLAALEGVLTAKNADRVKAKIIVELANGPTTPEADEILYRKGIHVIPDFLCNAGGVTVSYFEMVQNAYMYYWDEKEVHEKLDTKMTRAYHEVLETSRKFVINMRQAAYVVAVERVVEAMRLRGWI from the coding sequence ATGACAGAACACAGCCATAACCATAATCCGTTCCACATCGCCCAACAGCAGATCAGGACCTGTGCCGACATTCTGGGTCTGGAGCAGAGCGCCCGAGAGGTACTCCTGCGTCCCATGCGGGAATTTCACGTCAATTTCCCGGTTCGGATGGATGACGGGTCGATTAAGGTCTTCGAAGGTTACCGCGTCCAATATAACGATGCCAAGGGACCCACCAAGGGGGGGATTCGCTTCCACCCAGATGAGACCATTGATACCGTCCGGGCCCTAGCCGCCTGGATGACCTGGAAGTGCTCTCTGCTAGACCTGCCCCTCGGCGGCGGCAAGGGCGGAGTGGTATGCAATCCCAAGGAATTATCCCTGCAGGAGCAGGAGCGCATCAGTCGGGCCTACATCAAGGCTATCGGCCAATTTATCAGTCCTACCAAAGACATACCGGCGCCCGACGTCTATACCAACCCGCAGATCATGGCCTGGATGGTGGATGAGTACTCCTCGATGGTGGGCAACAACCAATTCGGGGTGATCACCGGCAAACCCCTGCCGCTGGGTGGCTCCCCCGGACGGTCCGACGCTACCGCCCGGGGCGGCATGTTCACCCTGCGCGAGGCGGCCCGGGAACTTGGTATCGACCTCAGCAAGGCCACTATGGCCATTCAGGGATATGGCAATGCCGGTTGTTATGCTGCCTCCCTGGCGGAATCGATGTTCGGCTGCAAAATTGTGGCCGTCTGCGATTCCAAGGGGGCGGTGGGCTGTAAAGATGGCATCTGCATCCCCAAACTGACGCAGCACAAGCAGGATACCCTGTCGGTCTGCCACTGCGAGGGCACCGAGGACGTCAGCAGCCAGTCGCTCATGGAAATGGACGTGGACATCCTGGTGCTGGCCGCCCTGGAGGGAGTCCTGACGGCGAAGAATGCCGACCGGGTGAAGGCCAAGATCATTGTGGAACTGGCCAACGGCCCTACCACCCCGGAAGCGGACGAGATCCTGTACCGCAAAGGGATACACGTTATCCCTGATTTCCTCTGCAACGCCGGCGGAGTAACCGTCTCATATTTCGAAATGGTACAAAATGCCTATATGTACTATTGGGATGAAAAAGAAGTTCATGAGAAGCTGGACACCAAAATGACCCGGGCCTATCATGAGGTCCTGGAGACCTCCAGAAAGTTTGTCATCAATATGCGTCAGGCCGCCTATGTGGTGGCGGTGGAGCGCGTGGTGGAAGCGATGCGGCTCCGGGGCTGGATTTAA
- a CDS encoding zinc-dependent alcohol dehydrogenase family protein, producing MQAMVLEFPAPIGSNPLHLVELPPLLPGPGELMIEISYCGVCHTDLHIVEGELPLARLPLVPGHQVVGRVKELGPRTKRFQVGDRVGLAWFHWACGNCRFCAKGLENLCEQAQFTGYHRDGGYAQMTVAPADFAYRLPENFPDLEAAPLLCAGIIGYRALRLSEIKPGGRLGLYGFGASAHIAIQVARYWNCEVFVFTRSPGHQELARKLGAAWVGQAQDLPPAPLDSAIIFAPAGSLVPEALRVLDKGGVLALAGIYMSQIPSLDYEKHLYYEKTVRSVTASTRRDGEELLRLAAEIPIHTETQVFDLAEANKALQLIKAGKINGAAVLAINP from the coding sequence ATGCAAGCCATGGTCTTGGAATTCCCTGCGCCTATCGGCAGTAATCCCCTCCATCTGGTAGAGCTCCCCCCGCTGTTGCCGGGACCGGGGGAGCTGATGATAGAGATAAGTTATTGCGGCGTCTGTCACACTGATCTGCATATCGTAGAGGGGGAGCTACCTCTGGCCCGGCTGCCACTCGTTCCCGGTCATCAGGTGGTCGGTCGGGTGAAGGAGTTGGGACCGCGTACCAAGCGGTTCCAGGTCGGTGATCGGGTAGGGCTGGCCTGGTTTCACTGGGCCTGCGGCAACTGTCGTTTTTGTGCCAAAGGTCTGGAGAACCTGTGCGAACAGGCGCAGTTTACCGGTTATCACCGCGATGGCGGCTATGCCCAGATGACCGTGGCGCCGGCTGATTTTGCGTATCGCCTGCCCGAGAATTTTCCCGACCTGGAGGCGGCGCCGCTGCTCTGCGCCGGCATTATCGGCTACCGGGCCCTTCGGCTTAGTGAGATCAAACCGGGGGGGAGATTGGGGCTGTATGGTTTTGGTGCTTCGGCCCATATCGCCATCCAGGTGGCCCGTTACTGGAACTGTGAAGTCTTTGTCTTTACCCGCAGTCCTGGCCACCAGGAGTTGGCCCGGAAACTGGGGGCCGCCTGGGTGGGACAGGCCCAGGACCTTCCGCCGGCCCCCCTGGACAGCGCCATCATCTTCGCCCCCGCCGGCAGCCTGGTCCCGGAGGCATTACGGGTTTTGGATAAAGGCGGCGTTCTGGCCCTGGCCGGTATCTATATGTCACAGATTCCGTCTTTGGATTATGAAAAACATCTTTATTACGAGAAAACCGTGCGTTCGGTGACTGCCAGTACCCGCCGGGACGGCGAGGAACTCCTCCGGTTAGCGGCGGAGATTCCTATCCACACCGAAACCCAGGTCTTTGACCTTGCCGAGGCAAACAAGGCCCTGCAGCTTATCAAAGCCGGAAAGATCAACGGTGCCGCGGTATTGGCCATTAATCCATAA
- a CDS encoding prenyltransferase, producing the protein MRLGVFIRAARLPFLTGSLMPVALTAALACWRGTWEGFFYFFLTVLGVAGLHTGGNLINDYYDSFGSDPINRFATPFSGGSRVIQNGELSVETVRNLAYACLGLGVICGLVLMTHGRPWVVVLGLSGLAAAYLYSASPVQLMSQGLGEFTIFLAFGPVLTLGAFYAITGRATAEGFYVGLPLACLITAILWINEFPDLEADTAVAKEHLVARLGLKKSLLVYTGLMLAPFLSLPLLMEAFDFPGHLFAGLVALPLAVKAVRLAWQTPPTDEEFIPIQALTIKTHFLLGSALTLAFLYAAWL; encoded by the coding sequence ATGCGTTTAGGAGTATTTATCCGGGCGGCGCGCCTGCCTTTTCTCACCGGATCGCTGATGCCGGTGGCTTTGACCGCGGCCTTGGCCTGCTGGCGGGGCACCTGGGAAGGGTTTTTCTATTTCTTCCTGACGGTGTTGGGGGTGGCCGGGCTGCACACGGGCGGCAACCTGATCAACGACTATTACGATTCTTTTGGAAGCGACCCCATTAACCGCTTTGCCACCCCTTTCAGCGGCGGCAGCCGGGTAATCCAAAATGGGGAGCTCAGTGTCGAAACCGTCAGGAACCTGGCGTACGCCTGTCTGGGGCTGGGGGTGATCTGCGGCCTGGTCCTCATGACTCACGGCCGGCCGTGGGTGGTGGTTCTAGGACTTTCAGGACTGGCTGCCGCCTATCTTTATTCCGCCTCGCCGGTGCAACTGATGAGCCAGGGATTGGGGGAGTTCACTATCTTCCTGGCCTTCGGTCCGGTCCTTACCCTGGGTGCATTCTATGCCATAACCGGGCGGGCAACTGCAGAGGGTTTTTACGTGGGCCTGCCTCTGGCCTGCCTCATCACCGCCATCCTGTGGATCAATGAATTTCCGGACCTGGAAGCCGACACCGCGGTTGCCAAGGAGCACCTGGTAGCTCGCCTGGGTCTCAAAAAATCCCTCCTGGTTTATACCGGGTTGATGTTGGCGCCTTTTCTGAGCCTCCCTCTCCTTATGGAAGCTTTTGACTTTCCCGGACACCTCTTTGCCGGGTTAGTGGCTCTGCCCCTGGCCGTAAAGGCAGTGCGGTTAGCCTGGCAGACACCCCCCACCGATGAAGAGTTTATCCCCATACAGGCGCTTACCATTAAAACCCACTTTCTCCTCGGATCAGCCCTGACATTGGCCTTTCTATATGCGGCCTGGCTGTAA
- the ftsH gene encoding ATP-dependent zinc metalloprotease FtsH encodes MNKITRFSVWYFLLFLLVVFFLQNYFEQQRIQTISYSDFRQLVDLKGVRDLVLSKEAITGRLTSAGVEFLTKEGKNPELTELLKQQEDKEPHFTTIRLEDANLLERLDKQGITYTARLDKTWLTALLSWLLPMVLLIGVWVYFIRKIGAGATGGLMSIGKSKAKVYVEDETKITFKDVAGVEEAIEELQEVIEFLQNPEKFQALGGKIPKGVLLVGPPGTGKTLLGRAVAGEAGVPFLSLTGSDFVEMFVGVGAARVRDLFAQAQEKAPCIIFIDELDAIGKARSLSPITGGHEERENTLNQLLSEMDGFDTRKGVIIMSATNRPEILDPALIRPGRFDRQILVDRPSLKGREDILRVHVRTVKLAEDVNLHKIAARTPGMVGADLANIVNEAALLAARKNKSAVAMDDFEEAIDRVMAGLEKRNRVMNPKEKEIVAYHETGHALVAESLPTADPVHRVSIIPRGIGALGYTLQLPTEDRYLMTKTELEERLAVLLGGRVAEEIIFQEASTGAQNDLFRATDIARSMVREYGMSPKLGPMTFERERRPLFLETMMPPSAKDYSELTAQEIDREVSALIAQAHDRAKEILESRRSTLDRVAKLLLDQEVLEGDELRQVLGEESSQA; translated from the coding sequence ATGAATAAAATAACTCGCTTTTCCGTCTGGTATTTTTTGTTGTTCCTTCTGGTTGTTTTCTTTTTGCAGAATTATTTCGAACAGCAACGGATACAGACCATAAGTTACAGTGACTTCCGGCAACTGGTAGATTTAAAAGGAGTGAGGGATCTAGTCCTGTCCAAAGAGGCTATCACCGGACGGTTGACTTCTGCCGGGGTGGAGTTTTTGACCAAAGAAGGAAAGAACCCGGAGTTGACGGAGCTGCTGAAGCAACAGGAAGACAAAGAACCGCATTTCACCACCATCCGGTTGGAGGATGCGAATTTACTGGAGCGACTGGATAAGCAGGGCATAACCTACACCGCCCGTCTGGATAAGACGTGGCTCACGGCGCTCCTCTCCTGGCTCCTGCCGATGGTGCTCCTGATCGGGGTTTGGGTTTATTTTATCCGCAAGATTGGCGCCGGCGCTACCGGCGGCCTCATGTCCATCGGCAAGAGCAAGGCCAAGGTTTATGTGGAAGACGAGACCAAGATCACCTTCAAGGATGTCGCCGGAGTAGAAGAGGCCATCGAAGAGCTTCAGGAAGTCATTGAATTTTTACAGAACCCTGAAAAATTCCAGGCCCTGGGAGGAAAGATTCCCAAAGGAGTTCTCCTGGTAGGGCCTCCGGGCACCGGCAAGACCCTCCTGGGCCGGGCTGTGGCCGGCGAAGCGGGGGTGCCGTTTCTAAGCCTCACCGGTTCGGACTTTGTTGAGATGTTCGTGGGGGTAGGCGCCGCCCGGGTGCGCGACCTCTTTGCCCAAGCCCAGGAAAAAGCCCCTTGTATTATTTTTATTGATGAGCTCGACGCCATCGGCAAGGCCCGGAGCCTGAGTCCCATCACCGGTGGCCATGAGGAGCGGGAAAACACGCTCAACCAGTTGCTTTCCGAAATGGACGGTTTCGACACCCGCAAAGGGGTTATTATCATGTCCGCCACCAACCGGCCGGAAATCCTGGACCCCGCCCTCATTCGCCCGGGCCGTTTTGACCGCCAGATTTTGGTAGACCGTCCCAGCCTCAAAGGTCGGGAAGACATCCTGCGGGTGCATGTGCGGACCGTCAAACTGGCCGAGGATGTCAACCTGCATAAGATTGCAGCCCGCACCCCTGGGATGGTGGGGGCTGATCTGGCCAACATCGTCAATGAGGCCGCCTTACTGGCTGCCCGCAAGAACAAGAGTGCGGTGGCTATGGATGACTTCGAAGAAGCCATCGACCGGGTCATGGCGGGGTTGGAGAAACGCAACCGGGTGATGAATCCCAAAGAAAAGGAGATCGTAGCATATCACGAAACCGGACATGCCCTGGTTGCCGAATCTCTGCCGACGGCTGATCCGGTGCACCGGGTCTCGATCATCCCGCGGGGCATTGGGGCCTTGGGTTATACTTTGCAGCTCCCCACCGAAGACCGGTATCTGATGACCAAGACCGAACTGGAGGAACGTCTGGCGGTCCTGTTGGGTGGCCGGGTAGCCGAAGAGATCATCTTCCAGGAGGCCTCCACCGGCGCCCAGAACGACCTCTTTCGAGCCACGGATATCGCCCGCAGCATGGTGCGGGAATACGGCATGAGCCCGAAGTTGGGACCGATGACCTTTGAACGGGAGCGGCGGCCGCTCTTTCTCGAAACGATGATGCCGCCTTCTGCCAAAGATTATAGCGAACTCACGGCCCAGGAAATCGACCGGGAAGTAAGCGCCTTAATCGCCCAGGCGCATGATCGAGCCAAAGAGATTCTGGAGAGCAGGCGCTCTACCTTGGATCGGGTGGCCAAACTGCTGCTCGACCAGGAAGTTCTGGAAGGAGATGAGCTGCGCCAGGTATTGGGGGAAGAGAGCTCCCAGGCATGA
- a CDS encoding prohibitin family protein: protein MTNYDVERAMRMITQKGPMRLVLVIGIILLLFLLSRPWVQVGAGERGVILNFGAVQDYVLGEGLHFRMPVVQTIALMDVKVQKSLTNAAASSSDLQEVSSEVALNYHIIPDKANVVYQTIGVYFKDRIIDPAVQEVVKAVTARYTAEELITKRPAVSEAMRTTLSERLMEHNIAVDAFSIVGFSFSKIFMEAIEAKQTAEQLALKARRDLERIKIEAEQKITAATAEAESLRLQRANISPDLIELRRVEANLRAIEKWNGILPQVTGGGAVPFIGIGETPRK, encoded by the coding sequence ATGACAAATTATGATGTCGAACGGGCTATGCGGATGATAACTCAGAAAGGCCCCATGCGGTTGGTTCTGGTAATCGGGATTATCCTGCTGCTTTTCCTGTTGTCGCGTCCCTGGGTTCAGGTCGGGGCGGGGGAAAGAGGCGTGATTCTCAATTTTGGCGCGGTCCAGGATTACGTGCTGGGTGAAGGCTTACACTTCAGGATGCCTGTTGTTCAGACGATTGCCTTGATGGACGTCAAGGTGCAAAAATCTCTGACCAACGCCGCCGCCTCCTCCTCTGATCTTCAGGAAGTAAGTTCCGAAGTAGCGCTGAACTACCATATTATTCCTGATAAGGCAAACGTTGTCTACCAGACTATCGGCGTTTATTTTAAAGATCGCATCATAGACCCGGCAGTCCAGGAAGTGGTCAAGGCAGTAACGGCCAGGTATACCGCCGAGGAGTTGATCACCAAGCGTCCGGCCGTGAGCGAGGCCATGCGGACAACCCTGAGTGAGAGGCTCATGGAGCACAACATCGCCGTAGATGCCTTCTCCATCGTCGGCTTCAGCTTTTCGAAGATATTTATGGAGGCTATTGAAGCCAAGCAGACGGCGGAACAGCTTGCCCTGAAGGCGCGCCGAGACCTGGAGAGGATCAAGATAGAAGCGGAACAGAAGATTACCGCAGCCACGGCGGAGGCAGAGTCTTTACGGCTGCAGAGAGCGAATATTTCGCCCGACCTGATAGAGCTCAGAAGGGTTGAGGCCAATCTCAGGGCAATAGAGAAATGGAATGGCATCCTGCCTCAGGTCACCGGCGGCGGCGCGGTGCCATTTATCGGCATCGGTGAAACCCCACGGAAATAA